In the Microtus pennsylvanicus isolate mMicPen1 chromosome 6, mMicPen1.hap1, whole genome shotgun sequence genome, one interval contains:
- the Sppl2b gene encoding signal peptide peptidase-like 2B isoform X4 yields MAAARLAAALLLLAAQVACEFGLLRVVSQNGGIRGKDYCILYNPQWAHLPRDLSKVSLLKLRDLSSTQLCSYLDLPVEDLTNQIALVARGNCTFYEKVRLAQGSGAHALLIVSKEKLVPPGGNKTQYEEISIPVALLSHRDLRDIFRRFGRAVMVTLYAPGEPAMDYNMVIIFVMAVGTVALGGYWAGSRDVKKRYMKHKRDDGPEKQEDEAVDVTPVMICVFVVMCCVMLVLLYYFYDHLVYVIIGIFCLASSTGLYSCLAPCVRKLPFCTCRVPDNNLPYFHKRPQARMLLLALFCVTVTVVWGIFRNEDQWAWVLQDILGIAFCLYMLKTIRLPTFKACTLLLLVLFIYDVFFVFITPFLTKSGNSIMVEVATGPSNSSTHEKLPMVLKVPRLNTSPLSLCDRPFSLLGFGDILVPGLLVAYCHRFDIQVQSSRIYFVACTIAYGLGLLVTFVALVLMQRGQPALLYLVPCTLMTSCTVALWRRELGAFWTGSGFAKDVPQTSWAPAPPTDSDAPLSQQPAGEDLAKRPLPTEEAALPEEAGVADSTGDHHSPMASTSSPTNGDQVQPSSVVQPGTLA; encoded by the exons ATGGCGGCGGCGCGGCTGGCCGCGGCCCTGCTGCTGCTCGCGGCCCAG GTGGCCTGTGAGTTCGGCCTGCTGCGCGTGGTCTCCCAGAACGGTGGCATCCGGGGCAAGGACTATTGCATCCTCTACAACCCGCAGTGGGCCCACCTGCCGCGCGACCTCAGCAAAGTG TCTCTTTTGAAGCTTCGAGACTTAAGCTCAACCCAGCTGTGCTCCTACCTTGACCTTCCTGTGGAAGACCTCACCAACCAGATTGCGCTGGTGGCCCGGGGCAACTGTACCTTCTACGAGAAAGTGCGGCTGGCTCAGGGCAGTGGGGCGCATGCACTGCTGATTGTCAGCAAGGAGAAGCTG GTCCCTCCAGGAGGCAACAAGACACAATATGAGGAGATAAGCATCCCCGTGGCCCTGCTTAGTCACAGGGACCTGCGAGACATCTTCAGG CGCTTCGGCCGAGCGGTGATGGTGACACTGTATGCGCCGGGCGAGCCAGCGATGGACTACAACATGGTTATCATCTTCGTCATGGCCGTGGGCACCGTCGCCCTCGGTGGCTACTGGGCTGGCAGCCGCGATGTGAAGAA AAGGTACATGAAGCATAAGCGAGACGATGGGCCTGAAAAGCAGGAGGACGAGGCGGTGGACGTGACGCCCGTCATGATCTGCGTGTTTGTCGTCATGTGTTGCGTCATGCTGGTGCTGCTCTACTACTTCTACGACCACCTGG TCTATGTGATCATCGGCATCTTTTGTTTGGCCTCCTCCACCGGTCTCTACAGCTGCTTGGCACCCTGTGTGCGCAAGCTGCCCTTCTGCACCTGCAG GGTCCCCGACAACAACCTGCCATACTTCCACAAGCGCCCCCAGGCCCGCATGCTGCTGCTGGCACTCTTCTGTGTCACTGTCACCGTTGTGTGGGGTATCTTCCGCAATGAGGACCA GTGGGCCTGGGTCCTGCAGGACATCCTGGGCATCGCCTTCTGCCTGTACATGCTGAAGACCATCCGCCTGCCCACCTTCAAG GCCTGcacgctgctgctgctggtgctctTCATCTACGATGTCTTTTTTGTCTTCATCACCCCCTTTCTGACCAAG AGTGGGAACAGCATCATGGTGGAGGTGGCCACTGGGCCCTCGAACTCATCCACTCACGAGAAG CTGCCCATGGTGCTGAAGGTGCCCAGGCTGAACACCTCACCACTGTCCCTGTGTGACCGACCCTTCTCCCTCCTGGGCTTTGGAGACATCTTGGTGCCAG GGCTGCTGGTGGCTTACTGCCACAGGTTCGACATCCAGGTGCAGTCTTCCAGGATCTACTTCGTGGCCTGTACCATTG CCTACGGCCTGGGTCTCCTGGTGACATTCGTGGCGCTTGTCCTCATGCAGCGTGGCCAGCCCGCACTGCTCTACCTGGTCCCCTGCACATTGATGACCAGCTGCACCGTGGCACTGTGGCGCCGGGAACTGGGTGCCTTCTGGACGGGCAGCGGCTTTGCG AAGGATGTACCTCAGACCTCATGGGCTCCAGCACCTCCCACGGACTCAGATGCCCCCCTTTCCCAGCAGCCTGCAGGTGAAGACCTAGCCAAGAGACCCCTGCCCACTGAGGAGGCAGCCCTGCCTGAGGAGGCAGGAGTTGCAGACTCTACCGGGGATCACCATAGCCCCATGGCTAGCACTTCCAGCCCTACAAATGGGGACCAGGTCCAGCCCAGCTCTGTGGTGCAGCCAGGGACTTTGGCCTAG
- the Sppl2b gene encoding signal peptide peptidase-like 2B isoform X1: MAAARLAAALLLLAAQVACEFGLLRVVSQNGGIRGKDYCILYNPQWAHLPRDLSKVSLLKLRDLSSTQLCSYLDLPVEDLTNQIALVARGNCTFYEKVRLAQGSGAHALLIVSKEKLVPPGGNKTQYEEISIPVALLSHRDLRDIFRRFGRAVMVTLYAPGEPAMDYNMVIIFVMAVGTVALGGYWAGSRDVKKYMKHKRDDGPEKQEDEAVDVTPVMICVFVVMCCVMLVLLYYFYDHLVYVIIGIFCLASSTGLYSCLAPCVRKLPFCTCRVPDNNLPYFHKRPQARMLLLALFCVTVTVVWGIFRNEDQWAWVLQDILGIAFCLYMLKTIRLPTFKACTLLLLVLFIYDVFFVFITPFLTKSGNSIMVEVATGPSNSSTHEKLPMVLKVPRLNTSPLSLCDRPFSLLGFGDILVPGLLVAYCHRFDIQVQSSRIYFVACTIAYGLGLLVTFVALVLMQRGQPALLYLVPCTLMTSCTVALWRRELGAFWTGSGFAKDVPQTSWAPAPPTDSDAPLSQQPAGEDLAKRPLPTEEAALPEEAGVADSTGDHHSPMASTSSPTNGDQVQPSSVVQPGTLA; encoded by the exons ATGGCGGCGGCGCGGCTGGCCGCGGCCCTGCTGCTGCTCGCGGCCCAG GTGGCCTGTGAGTTCGGCCTGCTGCGCGTGGTCTCCCAGAACGGTGGCATCCGGGGCAAGGACTATTGCATCCTCTACAACCCGCAGTGGGCCCACCTGCCGCGCGACCTCAGCAAAGTG TCTCTTTTGAAGCTTCGAGACTTAAGCTCAACCCAGCTGTGCTCCTACCTTGACCTTCCTGTGGAAGACCTCACCAACCAGATTGCGCTGGTGGCCCGGGGCAACTGTACCTTCTACGAGAAAGTGCGGCTGGCTCAGGGCAGTGGGGCGCATGCACTGCTGATTGTCAGCAAGGAGAAGCTG GTCCCTCCAGGAGGCAACAAGACACAATATGAGGAGATAAGCATCCCCGTGGCCCTGCTTAGTCACAGGGACCTGCGAGACATCTTCAGG CGCTTCGGCCGAGCGGTGATGGTGACACTGTATGCGCCGGGCGAGCCAGCGATGGACTACAACATGGTTATCATCTTCGTCATGGCCGTGGGCACCGTCGCCCTCGGTGGCTACTGGGCTGGCAGCCGCGATGTGAAGAA GTACATGAAGCATAAGCGAGACGATGGGCCTGAAAAGCAGGAGGACGAGGCGGTGGACGTGACGCCCGTCATGATCTGCGTGTTTGTCGTCATGTGTTGCGTCATGCTGGTGCTGCTCTACTACTTCTACGACCACCTGG TCTATGTGATCATCGGCATCTTTTGTTTGGCCTCCTCCACCGGTCTCTACAGCTGCTTGGCACCCTGTGTGCGCAAGCTGCCCTTCTGCACCTGCAG GGTCCCCGACAACAACCTGCCATACTTCCACAAGCGCCCCCAGGCCCGCATGCTGCTGCTGGCACTCTTCTGTGTCACTGTCACCGTTGTGTGGGGTATCTTCCGCAATGAGGACCA GTGGGCCTGGGTCCTGCAGGACATCCTGGGCATCGCCTTCTGCCTGTACATGCTGAAGACCATCCGCCTGCCCACCTTCAAG GCCTGcacgctgctgctgctggtgctctTCATCTACGATGTCTTTTTTGTCTTCATCACCCCCTTTCTGACCAAG AGTGGGAACAGCATCATGGTGGAGGTGGCCACTGGGCCCTCGAACTCATCCACTCACGAGAAG CTGCCCATGGTGCTGAAGGTGCCCAGGCTGAACACCTCACCACTGTCCCTGTGTGACCGACCCTTCTCCCTCCTGGGCTTTGGAGACATCTTGGTGCCAG GGCTGCTGGTGGCTTACTGCCACAGGTTCGACATCCAGGTGCAGTCTTCCAGGATCTACTTCGTGGCCTGTACCATTG CCTACGGCCTGGGTCTCCTGGTGACATTCGTGGCGCTTGTCCTCATGCAGCGTGGCCAGCCCGCACTGCTCTACCTGGTCCCCTGCACATTGATGACCAGCTGCACCGTGGCACTGTGGCGCCGGGAACTGGGTGCCTTCTGGACGGGCAGCGGCTTTGCG AAGGATGTACCTCAGACCTCATGGGCTCCAGCACCTCCCACGGACTCAGATGCCCCCCTTTCCCAGCAGCCTGCAGGTGAAGACCTAGCCAAGAGACCCCTGCCCACTGAGGAGGCAGCCCTGCCTGAGGAGGCAGGAGTTGCAGACTCTACCGGGGATCACCATAGCCCCATGGCTAGCACTTCCAGCCCTACAAATGGGGACCAGGTCCAGCCCAGCTCTGTGGTGCAGCCAGGGACTTTGGCCTAG
- the Sppl2b gene encoding signal peptide peptidase-like 2B isoform X3, which yields MAAARLAAALLLLAAQVACEFGLLRVVSQNGGIRGKDYCILYNPQWAHLPRDLSKVSLLKLRDLSSTQLCSYLDLPVEDLTNQIALVARGNCTFYEKVRLAQGSGAHALLIVSKEKLVPPGGNKTQYEEISIPVALLSHRDLRDIFRRFGRAVMVTLYAPGEPAMDYNMVIIFVMAVGTVALGGYWAGSRDVKKYMKHKRDDGPEKQEDEAVDVTPVMICVFVVMCCVMLVLLYYFYDHLVYVIIGIFCLASSTGLYSCLAPCVRKLPFCTCRVPDNNLPYFHKRPQARMLLLALFCVTVTVVWGIFRNEDQWAWVLQDILGIAFCLYMLKTIRLPTFKACTLLLLVLFIYDVFFVFITPFLTKSGNSIMVEVATGPSNSSTHEKLPMVLKVPRLNTSPLSLCDRPFSLLGFGDILVPGLLVAYCHRFDIQVQSSRIYFVACTIAYGLGLLVTFVALVLMQRGQPALLYLVPCTLMTSCTVALWRRELGAFWTGSGFAVNTGLL from the exons ATGGCGGCGGCGCGGCTGGCCGCGGCCCTGCTGCTGCTCGCGGCCCAG GTGGCCTGTGAGTTCGGCCTGCTGCGCGTGGTCTCCCAGAACGGTGGCATCCGGGGCAAGGACTATTGCATCCTCTACAACCCGCAGTGGGCCCACCTGCCGCGCGACCTCAGCAAAGTG TCTCTTTTGAAGCTTCGAGACTTAAGCTCAACCCAGCTGTGCTCCTACCTTGACCTTCCTGTGGAAGACCTCACCAACCAGATTGCGCTGGTGGCCCGGGGCAACTGTACCTTCTACGAGAAAGTGCGGCTGGCTCAGGGCAGTGGGGCGCATGCACTGCTGATTGTCAGCAAGGAGAAGCTG GTCCCTCCAGGAGGCAACAAGACACAATATGAGGAGATAAGCATCCCCGTGGCCCTGCTTAGTCACAGGGACCTGCGAGACATCTTCAGG CGCTTCGGCCGAGCGGTGATGGTGACACTGTATGCGCCGGGCGAGCCAGCGATGGACTACAACATGGTTATCATCTTCGTCATGGCCGTGGGCACCGTCGCCCTCGGTGGCTACTGGGCTGGCAGCCGCGATGTGAAGAA GTACATGAAGCATAAGCGAGACGATGGGCCTGAAAAGCAGGAGGACGAGGCGGTGGACGTGACGCCCGTCATGATCTGCGTGTTTGTCGTCATGTGTTGCGTCATGCTGGTGCTGCTCTACTACTTCTACGACCACCTGG TCTATGTGATCATCGGCATCTTTTGTTTGGCCTCCTCCACCGGTCTCTACAGCTGCTTGGCACCCTGTGTGCGCAAGCTGCCCTTCTGCACCTGCAG GGTCCCCGACAACAACCTGCCATACTTCCACAAGCGCCCCCAGGCCCGCATGCTGCTGCTGGCACTCTTCTGTGTCACTGTCACCGTTGTGTGGGGTATCTTCCGCAATGAGGACCA GTGGGCCTGGGTCCTGCAGGACATCCTGGGCATCGCCTTCTGCCTGTACATGCTGAAGACCATCCGCCTGCCCACCTTCAAG GCCTGcacgctgctgctgctggtgctctTCATCTACGATGTCTTTTTTGTCTTCATCACCCCCTTTCTGACCAAG AGTGGGAACAGCATCATGGTGGAGGTGGCCACTGGGCCCTCGAACTCATCCACTCACGAGAAG CTGCCCATGGTGCTGAAGGTGCCCAGGCTGAACACCTCACCACTGTCCCTGTGTGACCGACCCTTCTCCCTCCTGGGCTTTGGAGACATCTTGGTGCCAG GGCTGCTGGTGGCTTACTGCCACAGGTTCGACATCCAGGTGCAGTCTTCCAGGATCTACTTCGTGGCCTGTACCATTG CCTACGGCCTGGGTCTCCTGGTGACATTCGTGGCGCTTGTCCTCATGCAGCGTGGCCAGCCCGCACTGCTCTACCTGGTCCCCTGCACATTGATGACCAGCTGCACCGTGGCACTGTGGCGCCGGGAACTGGGTGCCTTCTGGACGGGCAGCGGCTTTGCGGTGAATACCGGTTTGCTATGA
- the Sppl2b gene encoding signal peptide peptidase-like 2B isoform X2, protein MAAARLAAALLLLAAQVACEFGLLRVVSQNGGIRGKDYCILYNPQWAHLPRDLSKVSLLKLRDLSSTQLCSYLDLPVEDLTNQIALVARGNCTFYEKVRLAQGSGAHALLIVSKEKLVPPGGNKTQYEEISIPVALLSHRDLRDIFRRFGRAVMVTLYAPGEPAMDYNMVIIFVMAVGTVALGGYWAGSRDVKKRYMKHKRDDGPEKQEDEAVDVTPVMICVFVVMCCVMLVLLYYFYDHLVYVIIGIFCLASSTGLYSCLAPCVRKLPFCTCRVPDNNLPYFHKRPQARMLLLALFCVTVTVVWGIFRNEDQWAWVLQDILGIAFCLYMLKTIRLPTFKACTLLLLVLFIYDVFFVFITPFLTKSGNSIMVEVATGPSNSSTHEKLPMVLKVPRLNTSPLSLCDRPFSLLGFGDILVPGLLVAYCHRFDIQVQSSRIYFVACTIAYGLGLLVTFVALVLMQRGQPALLYLVPCTLMTSCTVALWRRELGAFWTGSGFAVNTGLL, encoded by the exons ATGGCGGCGGCGCGGCTGGCCGCGGCCCTGCTGCTGCTCGCGGCCCAG GTGGCCTGTGAGTTCGGCCTGCTGCGCGTGGTCTCCCAGAACGGTGGCATCCGGGGCAAGGACTATTGCATCCTCTACAACCCGCAGTGGGCCCACCTGCCGCGCGACCTCAGCAAAGTG TCTCTTTTGAAGCTTCGAGACTTAAGCTCAACCCAGCTGTGCTCCTACCTTGACCTTCCTGTGGAAGACCTCACCAACCAGATTGCGCTGGTGGCCCGGGGCAACTGTACCTTCTACGAGAAAGTGCGGCTGGCTCAGGGCAGTGGGGCGCATGCACTGCTGATTGTCAGCAAGGAGAAGCTG GTCCCTCCAGGAGGCAACAAGACACAATATGAGGAGATAAGCATCCCCGTGGCCCTGCTTAGTCACAGGGACCTGCGAGACATCTTCAGG CGCTTCGGCCGAGCGGTGATGGTGACACTGTATGCGCCGGGCGAGCCAGCGATGGACTACAACATGGTTATCATCTTCGTCATGGCCGTGGGCACCGTCGCCCTCGGTGGCTACTGGGCTGGCAGCCGCGATGTGAAGAA AAGGTACATGAAGCATAAGCGAGACGATGGGCCTGAAAAGCAGGAGGACGAGGCGGTGGACGTGACGCCCGTCATGATCTGCGTGTTTGTCGTCATGTGTTGCGTCATGCTGGTGCTGCTCTACTACTTCTACGACCACCTGG TCTATGTGATCATCGGCATCTTTTGTTTGGCCTCCTCCACCGGTCTCTACAGCTGCTTGGCACCCTGTGTGCGCAAGCTGCCCTTCTGCACCTGCAG GGTCCCCGACAACAACCTGCCATACTTCCACAAGCGCCCCCAGGCCCGCATGCTGCTGCTGGCACTCTTCTGTGTCACTGTCACCGTTGTGTGGGGTATCTTCCGCAATGAGGACCA GTGGGCCTGGGTCCTGCAGGACATCCTGGGCATCGCCTTCTGCCTGTACATGCTGAAGACCATCCGCCTGCCCACCTTCAAG GCCTGcacgctgctgctgctggtgctctTCATCTACGATGTCTTTTTTGTCTTCATCACCCCCTTTCTGACCAAG AGTGGGAACAGCATCATGGTGGAGGTGGCCACTGGGCCCTCGAACTCATCCACTCACGAGAAG CTGCCCATGGTGCTGAAGGTGCCCAGGCTGAACACCTCACCACTGTCCCTGTGTGACCGACCCTTCTCCCTCCTGGGCTTTGGAGACATCTTGGTGCCAG GGCTGCTGGTGGCTTACTGCCACAGGTTCGACATCCAGGTGCAGTCTTCCAGGATCTACTTCGTGGCCTGTACCATTG CCTACGGCCTGGGTCTCCTGGTGACATTCGTGGCGCTTGTCCTCATGCAGCGTGGCCAGCCCGCACTGCTCTACCTGGTCCCCTGCACATTGATGACCAGCTGCACCGTGGCACTGTGGCGCCGGGAACTGGGTGCCTTCTGGACGGGCAGCGGCTTTGCGGTGAATACCGGTTTGCTATGA
- the LOC142851603 gene encoding uncharacterized protein LOC142851603, producing MEAQMCRRRPDGYSADIPQNRSVRPDGYSADIPQNRSVCPDGHSADIPQNRSVRPDGYSADIPQNRSVRPDGYSADIPQNRSVRPDGYSADIPQNRSVRPDGHSADIPQNRSVRPDGYSADIPQNRSVRPDGHSADIPQNRSVRPDGHSADIPQNRSVRPDGHSADIPQNRSVRPDGYSADIPQNRSVRPDGHSADIPQNRSVRPDGYSADIPQNRSVRPDGYSADIPQNRSVYRALTTSRLWHRKASSCVPAADCDLPAQVGSAPPT from the exons ATGGAAGCGCAGATGTGTAGAAGGCGTCCTGACGGGTACTCTGCAGACATTCCCCAGAACCGCAGTGTGCGTCCTGACGGGTACTCTGCAGACATTCCCCAGAACCGCAGTGTGTGTCCTGACGGGCACTCTGCAGACATTCCCCAGAACCGCAGTGTGCGTCCTGACGGGTACTCCGCAGACATTCCCCAGAACCGCAGTGTGCGTCCTGACGGGTACTCCGCAGACATTCCCCAGAACCGCAGTGTGCGTCCTGACGGGTACTCCGCAGACATTCCCCAGAACCGCAGTGTGCGTCCTGACGGGCACTCCGCAGACATTCCCCAGAACCGCAGTGTGCGTCCTGACGGGTACTCCGCAGACATTCCCCAGAACCGCAGTGTGCGTCCTGACGGGCACTCCGCAGACATTCCCCAGAACCGCAGTGTGCGTCCTGACGGGCACTCTGCAGACATTCCCCAGAACCGCAGTGTGCGTCCTGACGGGCACTCCGCAGACATTCCCCAGAACCGCAGTGTGCGTCCTGACGGGTACTCCGCAGACATTCCCCAGAACCGCAGTGTGCGTCCTGACGGGCACTCTGCAGACATTCCCCAGAACCGCAGTGTGCGTCCTGACGGGTACTCTGCAGACATTCCCCAGAACCGCAGTGTGCGTCCTGACGGGTACTCCGCAGACATTCCCCAGAACCGCAGTGTGTACAGAGCCCTGACTACATCTCGTCTCTGGCACCGCAAAGCCAG CAGCTGTGTCCCTGCTGCGGACTGTGATCTCCCAGCACAAGTAGGCAGCGCACCGCCAACCTGA
- the Lsm7 gene encoding U6 snRNA-associated Sm-like protein LSm7 isoform X4 — MADKEKKKKESILDLSKYIDKTIRVKFQGGREASGILKGFDPLLNLVLDGTIEYMRDPDDQYKLTEDTRQLGLVVCRGTSVVLICPQDGMEAIPNPFVQQQDA; from the exons ATGGCG gacaaagagaaaaagaagaaagaaagcatcttggaCTTGTCTAAGTACATTGACAAGACCATCCGAGTGAAGTTCCAGGGTGGCCGGGAAG CCAGCGGGATCCTGAAAGGGTTTGACCCACTGCTCAACCTGGTGCTGGACGGAACCATTGAGTACATGCGAG ACCCCGATGACCAGTACAAGCTGACGGAGGACACACGGCAGCTGGGGCTCGTGGTGTGCCGCGGCACCTCGGTGGTGCTTATCTGCCCCCAGGACGGCATGGAGGCCATCCCCAACCCGTTCGT
- the Lsm7 gene encoding U6 snRNA-associated Sm-like protein LSm7 isoform X3: MAQDKEKKKKESILDLSKYIDKTIRVKFQGGREASGILKGFDPLLNLVLDGTIEYMRDPDDQYKLTEDTRQLGLVVCRGTSVVLICPQDGMEAIPNPFVQQQDA; this comes from the exons ATGGCG caggacaaagagaaaaagaagaaagaaagcatcttggaCTTGTCTAAGTACATTGACAAGACCATCCGAGTGAAGTTCCAGGGTGGCCGGGAAG CCAGCGGGATCCTGAAAGGGTTTGACCCACTGCTCAACCTGGTGCTGGACGGAACCATTGAGTACATGCGAG ACCCCGATGACCAGTACAAGCTGACGGAGGACACACGGCAGCTGGGGCTCGTGGTGTGCCGCGGCACCTCGGTGGTGCTTATCTGCCCCCAGGACGGCATGGAGGCCATCCCCAACCCGTTCGT
- the Lsm7 gene encoding U6 snRNA-associated Sm-like protein LSm7 isoform X2, which produces MQTQGCGIQQDKEKKKKESILDLSKYIDKTIRVKFQGGREASGILKGFDPLLNLVLDGTIEYMRDPDDQYKLTEDTRQLGLVVCRGTSVVLICPQDGMEAIPNPFVQQQDA; this is translated from the exons ATGCAGACTCAGGGATGTGGAATTCAG caggacaaagagaaaaagaagaaagaaagcatcttggaCTTGTCTAAGTACATTGACAAGACCATCCGAGTGAAGTTCCAGGGTGGCCGGGAAG CCAGCGGGATCCTGAAAGGGTTTGACCCACTGCTCAACCTGGTGCTGGACGGAACCATTGAGTACATGCGAG ACCCCGATGACCAGTACAAGCTGACGGAGGACACACGGCAGCTGGGGCTCGTGGTGTGCCGCGGCACCTCGGTGGTGCTTATCTGCCCCCAGGACGGCATGGAGGCCATCCCCAACCCGTTCGT
- the Lsm7 gene encoding U6 snRNA-associated Sm-like protein LSm7 isoform X1, with protein sequence MGHGNEGAYGIMEAVRWWKGSPRCQVQATEMWEDCASLLNPATLQQDKEKKKKESILDLSKYIDKTIRVKFQGGREASGILKGFDPLLNLVLDGTIEYMRDPDDQYKLTEDTRQLGLVVCRGTSVVLICPQDGMEAIPNPFVQQQDA encoded by the exons ATGGGACATGGAAATGAGGGTGCATACGGGATTATGGAAGCTGTGAGGTGGTGGAAAGGAAGCCCTAGGTGCCAGGTCCAGGCAACAGAGATGTGGGAAGACTGCGCCTCACTCTTGAACCCCGCCACTCTCCAGcaggacaaagagaaaaagaagaaagaaagcatcttggaCTTGTCTAAGTACATTGACAAGACCATCCGAGTGAAGTTCCAGGGTGGCCGGGAAG CCAGCGGGATCCTGAAAGGGTTTGACCCACTGCTCAACCTGGTGCTGGACGGAACCATTGAGTACATGCGAG ACCCCGATGACCAGTACAAGCTGACGGAGGACACACGGCAGCTGGGGCTCGTGGTGTGCCGCGGCACCTCGGTGGTGCTTATCTGCCCCCAGGACGGCATGGAGGCCATCCCCAACCCGTTCGT